The proteins below come from a single Gimesia alba genomic window:
- a CDS encoding GNAT family N-acetyltransferase has product MTTTDCLNQPIDTKTDINYEQNTHSALSISLYDSNQKEYCLKLWKTLEAQFNDVPLMCSHIWTSTWLEHYGDLIPYSFAVAFKEDLPCGICLLTEGIDQFDGPLAVNTLHLGTAGEPAADSVCVEYNALLVQAEDQRAFMSDLLSTISENNEWDSFMFDGFASAELEAWDLPLQETTIRKIESHYFDLKQIREEEREVISGFGYSTRKNLRKNMKSYGSLTTEWAETTDEADSIFADLVSLHQARWQKEGQPGSYASTRFTEFHKDLIQKLIPSNQMGLFRVKIEGQVIGCVQVLMDRNRVLCYQGGSAEYKGKLSPGVIADYLCIEECFIRGFDAYDFLAGNTHHKQKMSTHHSYLTWAQIKRPRWKFTALNALRKIKQSMNLIKRVNQKPE; this is encoded by the coding sequence ATGACAACGACTGACTGCCTGAATCAACCAATTGACACGAAAACTGACATCAACTATGAGCAAAATACGCACTCAGCTCTTTCAATCAGTCTCTATGACAGCAATCAGAAAGAGTATTGTCTGAAGTTGTGGAAAACATTAGAGGCACAATTTAATGATGTCCCCTTAATGTGTTCGCATATCTGGACTTCAACCTGGTTGGAACATTATGGAGATCTGATCCCCTACTCTTTTGCGGTTGCCTTTAAAGAGGATCTTCCTTGCGGAATCTGCCTCTTAACGGAAGGTATCGACCAGTTTGATGGCCCCTTGGCGGTGAATACACTGCATCTGGGAACTGCCGGCGAGCCTGCTGCTGACAGTGTCTGTGTCGAATACAATGCCCTGCTGGTCCAAGCCGAAGACCAACGGGCATTCATGTCGGATTTACTCAGTACGATTTCAGAAAACAATGAGTGGGATTCATTTATGTTTGATGGATTCGCCAGTGCAGAACTGGAAGCCTGGGACCTTCCACTTCAGGAAACAACAATTCGTAAAATTGAAAGCCATTATTTTGATCTGAAACAAATCAGAGAGGAAGAACGCGAAGTCATTTCGGGATTTGGATATTCTACTCGCAAAAACTTGCGAAAAAACATGAAATCCTATGGCAGCCTGACAACAGAATGGGCGGAAACAACCGACGAGGCAGACTCCATCTTTGCTGATCTGGTTTCACTCCATCAGGCGCGCTGGCAAAAAGAAGGTCAGCCAGGTTCGTACGCCAGCACCCGTTTTACTGAGTTCCACAAAGATCTCATCCAGAAATTGATCCCCTCAAATCAGATGGGGCTGTTTCGCGTCAAAATCGAAGGCCAGGTCATCGGCTGCGTCCAGGTTTTAATGGATCGAAACCGGGTCCTCTGCTACCAGGGTGGTTCCGCCGAATACAAAGGCAAACTCAGTCCTGGTGTGATCGCCGATTATCTCTGTATCGAAGAATGCTTCATACGCGGATTCGATGCGTACGATTTTCTCGCAGGGAACACCCATCACAAACAGAAAATGAGCACACACCACAGTTACTTAACCTGGGCACAAATCAAGCGTCCCCGCTGGAAATTCACTGCATTAAACGCCTTACGAAAAATAAAACAATCAATGAACTTGATTAAAAGAGTCAATCAAAAACCGGAATAA
- a CDS encoding polysaccharide deacetylase family protein, producing MNTIRQLIKKAIPTVIPQRLFLVHGTPGQQSTDLQDKQKRPNVNVSFTFDDGPHPEYTPRLLDTLNQYHQRGTFFVIGEKAQQHPELIERIIDEGHEIGNHTFSHSEPSETSTRHFLDEIKQTDQLLTQITGRAPDLARPPKGKLTVGKILGLWLQRHTVVLWDTDPRDYLMQDIKAITDWCQQYCPQEGNICLMHDNHPYADEAVKQLSERQDVHIQSHIVSHWLAHKSYQSIINQQVVT from the coding sequence ATGAACACTATTCGCCAACTGATCAAGAAAGCGATCCCGACAGTCATCCCACAGAGACTGTTTCTGGTTCATGGTACGCCCGGTCAACAGTCGACTGATCTTCAAGACAAACAAAAAAGACCAAATGTCAATGTTTCTTTTACATTTGACGATGGTCCCCATCCTGAATACACGCCCCGCCTGTTAGATACACTGAATCAATATCATCAACGGGGAACATTTTTTGTAATCGGCGAAAAGGCACAGCAGCACCCGGAATTGATTGAACGCATCATTGATGAAGGTCACGAAATCGGAAACCATACTTTTTCCCATAGTGAGCCTTCTGAAACGTCAACGCGACACTTTCTGGATGAGATTAAACAAACCGATCAACTGCTGACTCAAATTACTGGACGAGCTCCGGACCTTGCTCGCCCTCCAAAAGGAAAACTGACTGTGGGGAAAATCCTGGGGCTCTGGCTCCAGAGACATACCGTGGTCCTCTGGGATACCGATCCACGTGACTATCTTATGCAAGACATCAAAGCCATTACAGACTGGTGCCAGCAGTATTGTCCTCAGGAAGGAAACATCTGCTTAATGCACGATAATCACCCCTATGCTGACGAAGCAGTGAAACAGCTTTCCGAGCGTCAGGACGTCCATATCCAATCTCATATTGTCAGTCATTGGCTGGCTCACAAAAGTTACCAATCCATCATCAATCAGCAGGTCGTCACCTGA
- a CDS encoding glycosyltransferase — protein MIQALSELHPTHVVSPVSWLDESSHLTKSKTSLNREWSPIENTTRLSVEYPRFYYTPKILHQHYGQFLYWSIKKALQQAITRFQPDIILSYWLHPDGEVAVRAARDHGLPVVVMTGGSDILLLTKNRHRRRAIINVLQQADGVITVSDDIMSAVKNMKIHPQKIHTVYRGVNRCLFTPGDQQSARQRLGLPLDRKIIVSVGRLEPVKGHTVLLDACLKISKQGIPFTCYVLGDGSLEATLLQKANDYGLEGQFQLNGSQQQSRLADWYRAADVIALPSLSEGIPNVLLEAISCGKQFVASRVGGIPEIADPICDQLVPPNDPNELAEAISSMFGAPIQNEKRSFEPISWQESAVQISQILSDCSTRFSSGLTNKQKTRSSYRRKKRRIRQQS, from the coding sequence ATGATCCAGGCCTTGTCGGAATTACACCCGACGCATGTCGTCTCTCCCGTTTCATGGCTCGACGAGTCCTCACATCTAACTAAGAGTAAAACTTCATTAAATCGAGAATGGAGTCCCATCGAAAACACAACTCGTCTGAGCGTGGAATATCCACGTTTTTATTACACTCCTAAAATACTTCACCAGCATTACGGACAATTTTTATACTGGTCCATCAAGAAGGCGCTCCAGCAGGCAATCACACGATTCCAGCCGGACATTATCCTCTCCTACTGGTTGCATCCCGACGGAGAAGTCGCCGTAAGAGCAGCACGGGACCATGGGCTCCCCGTCGTTGTGATGACAGGGGGCAGCGATATTTTACTGCTCACCAAAAATCGCCACCGCAGGCGGGCGATCATAAACGTTCTACAACAAGCCGACGGAGTCATTACCGTCAGCGACGACATCATGTCTGCAGTCAAAAACATGAAAATCCATCCGCAGAAAATCCATACGGTTTATCGTGGTGTGAACCGATGCCTGTTTACGCCCGGAGATCAGCAATCAGCCCGACAGAGACTCGGGCTCCCTCTCGACCGAAAAATCATCGTCAGCGTAGGTCGACTTGAACCAGTCAAAGGTCATACGGTGCTGCTGGATGCCTGTCTGAAAATAAGTAAACAGGGTATCCCTTTTACATGCTATGTTTTAGGTGATGGTTCATTAGAAGCCACATTATTACAAAAAGCCAACGATTATGGATTAGAAGGACAATTCCAGTTAAACGGATCACAACAACAATCCCGACTGGCTGACTGGTATCGTGCTGCTGACGTCATCGCACTCCCCAGTCTTTCAGAAGGCATACCAAACGTACTTCTGGAAGCCATTTCCTGCGGCAAACAATTTGTGGCCAGCCGTGTGGGAGGGATTCCCGAGATTGCAGATCCCATCTGTGATCAACTGGTTCCCCCGAATGATCCAAACGAACTCGCTGAAGCAATCAGCAGTATGTTTGGCGCACCGATTCAGAACGAAAAACGGAGTTTTGAACCGATTTCCTGGCAGGAATCTGCAGTACAAATCAGCCAGATCCTTTCTGACTGCAGTACTCGTTTTTCATCAGGATTAACAAACAAACAGAAAACAAGATCTTCATATCGGCGTAAAAAAAGAAGAATTCGACAACAGAGCTGA
- a CDS encoding glycosyltransferase family protein: MSTIISNPVETPVSGEKAYQVTGRKRLLLVSYHFPPVGGAGVQRPVKFVKYLRRFGWDVSVLMAANPSVPVFDNSLLVDIPEETHLEKARTWEPGYALKKNMGNQNKTGHASNSLLAPAKSVCRKLAKTGAGLLLQPDAQILWYPNALKAGKRLLKNLHHDAILATAPPYSNLILASKLKQKFHLPLIADFRDEWDLSSKYLENHQQDSISNLIQTRLQRSVMRHSDAIVATTQASTQRLLDRAHQFGTDAIGRCIYNGFDRDDFEFLDEPGHQAQKHGNQKRFRIVYTGTLWNLTTVEPLVKAIEALHHENPKILSGLELQFIGRKTPEQQALLERITRTKSTLITEDYCSHHEALKKMAAADALCLLLSDVEGADRVAPAKLFEYLAINREILSITPEGETAGILKDFWPAGNFRANDTAGIVNWLKARLQGNPATEIENSEKINPFNREYQAGQLAELLNQLVSNHV; the protein is encoded by the coding sequence ATGTCGACAATAATATCAAATCCTGTTGAAACACCAGTTTCTGGGGAAAAAGCATATCAGGTAACCGGTAGAAAACGCCTGCTGCTGGTCAGCTATCATTTTCCACCAGTTGGCGGTGCTGGCGTACAACGCCCCGTCAAGTTCGTGAAATACCTGCGACGTTTTGGTTGGGATGTCAGTGTACTCATGGCCGCGAACCCCTCTGTTCCTGTATTTGACAACAGTCTTTTAGTCGACATTCCGGAAGAAACACATCTGGAAAAAGCACGCACCTGGGAACCCGGCTACGCCCTGAAAAAGAACATGGGGAACCAGAATAAAACGGGGCACGCCAGCAACAGCTTGCTCGCTCCTGCAAAATCAGTCTGCCGCAAACTGGCAAAAACAGGCGCCGGGCTGCTATTGCAGCCGGATGCACAAATATTGTGGTATCCTAATGCACTGAAGGCAGGCAAGAGACTATTGAAAAACCTGCACCACGATGCCATTCTGGCGACTGCCCCTCCCTATTCAAATTTGATTTTGGCCAGCAAATTAAAACAAAAATTCCATCTGCCTTTGATCGCAGACTTTCGTGATGAATGGGATCTCAGCAGTAAATACCTGGAAAACCACCAGCAGGATTCCATCTCAAATCTGATTCAGACACGACTACAGAGATCTGTCATGCGGCATTCAGACGCCATCGTGGCAACAACACAAGCCAGTACGCAACGTCTTCTGGATCGCGCACATCAGTTTGGAACTGATGCAATAGGCCGGTGCATTTACAATGGATTTGACCGGGACGATTTTGAATTTCTCGATGAACCAGGTCATCAGGCACAGAAACACGGCAACCAAAAACGATTTCGCATTGTCTATACGGGTACACTATGGAATCTGACCACAGTAGAACCACTTGTGAAAGCCATTGAAGCACTTCACCATGAGAACCCCAAGATCCTTTCCGGGCTGGAATTACAATTCATCGGAAGAAAGACTCCCGAACAACAGGCCTTGCTAGAACGGATAACGCGAACGAAAAGCACATTGATCACTGAAGATTATTGCTCGCACCATGAAGCATTAAAAAAGATGGCAGCCGCTGATGCTCTCTGTTTACTGTTGAGTGATGTCGAGGGAGCCGACAGAGTCGCCCCAGCAAAACTATTCGAATACCTGGCAATCAATCGTGAAATTTTATCGATCACTCCTGAGGGAGAAACAGCAGGCATACTGAAAGATTTCTGGCCTGCGGGAAATTTCCGAGCTAATGACACTGCTGGAATCGTTAACTGGCTCAAAGCTCGACTGCAGGGAAACCCTGCGACTGAGATTGAAAACTCGGAAAAAATCAATCCATTCAATCGTGAATACCAGGCGGGCCAATTAGCAGAGCTACTAAACCAACTGGTTTCGAATCATGTTTGA
- a CDS encoding glycosyltransferase, whose product MSTIEASEIQTKPIPEMTDSRRLRVCHLSLTLCTGGLERLLVDFARYHNPDQFELEFIALGETGQPAEEIQRLGCPVFDYPLTARGKLARISQLSHFLKGRNYDVLHTHNAYPHFYGSLAGRRAKIPAIIHTRHGRRFGETFNERLQFALASRIADRVVPVSDDTGKRCKQIGWLTDRKVTRIWNGIDVDRFVFTGPADDLTAITVSRLSPEKDLITMLEAVKLVIDTLPEFQLMIVGDGPERTKLEKKSAELHLEPHVQFLGERNDIPNLLSQAGFYVSSSLTEGISLTLLEAMSVGLPIVATAVGGNPEIVQQPDTGTLVPAADPAQLADAILVMCQQKADWQQMGQRARQRIEQHFNIRTMIKDYEALYLNVLTTTRK is encoded by the coding sequence ATGAGCACTATTGAAGCAAGCGAAATTCAAACTAAGCCAATTCCAGAGATGACAGATAGTCGTCGTCTGCGCGTCTGTCATCTTAGCCTGACTTTATGCACGGGGGGGCTGGAAAGACTCCTTGTTGATTTTGCGCGCTATCATAATCCGGATCAGTTCGAACTCGAATTTATCGCCTTGGGAGAGACAGGACAGCCAGCAGAAGAAATTCAACGGTTAGGTTGTCCGGTATTTGATTATCCTTTAACGGCGCGCGGGAAACTGGCGCGCATCAGTCAGTTATCACACTTTCTTAAGGGAAGAAATTACGACGTTCTTCACACACATAACGCGTATCCACATTTCTATGGTAGCTTGGCGGGGCGCCGGGCGAAGATACCGGCAATCATTCACACCCGACATGGAAGGCGCTTCGGCGAAACATTCAATGAACGCTTGCAATTTGCTCTGGCCAGCCGCATCGCTGATCGTGTGGTTCCTGTTTCTGACGATACAGGAAAACGCTGTAAGCAAATTGGCTGGTTAACTGACAGAAAAGTCACTCGTATCTGGAACGGCATTGATGTTGACCGTTTTGTATTTACAGGTCCTGCTGATGATTTAACCGCCATTACCGTTTCCAGACTCTCCCCCGAAAAAGATCTGATTACGATGTTAGAAGCAGTCAAACTGGTTATCGACACGCTTCCAGAATTTCAGTTAATGATAGTCGGAGATGGGCCCGAGCGAACAAAACTCGAGAAAAAATCAGCCGAACTGCATTTAGAGCCTCATGTGCAGTTCCTGGGAGAACGAAACGACATCCCCAACCTTCTAAGCCAGGCAGGATTCTACGTTTCATCCTCGCTAACAGAAGGAATTTCATTGACATTGTTGGAGGCCATGTCGGTCGGTCTCCCCATCGTCGCCACTGCCGTAGGCGGCAATCCGGAAATCGTACAACAACCAGATACAGGGACGCTAGTCCCTGCCGCTGATCCAGCTCAATTAGCAGATGCCATTTTAGTAATGTGTCAGCAAAAAGCAGATTGGCAGCAAATGGGGCAACGAGCCCGTCAACGAATAGAACAGCACTTTAACATTCGAACAATGATCAAAGACTACGAAGCCCTTTATCTCAATGTCTTAACTACCACGCGTAAATAA
- a CDS encoding GNAT family N-acetyltransferase, protein MNTKSTIQQHENLDSWIAESPETAAGQNDLQIVFSALHSLALQPVSETYQSWLRLFEADPNADLHQHPDHVSRLISIYHEMYPQHPGYLMQCRKEEALVAIGILSPKYINTKTLKGIGPARTLPGYFLCGNRFLIQQEIGQDESILSHLLESALTFCQKKNAAFLLIEDLLVNTPLNHSIQDASNRFLTYSHTGFQSRSLIHFPDNSEDYWNQFRSKSRRKHRRLLRQNSEMRMVCITQPDQVVGFLEAAHQISLNSWQTQRLGLRIKNDEKELEELTFLALQGWLRSYLLMKDDQPIAFKVGSQHRGVYCDLEFGFDLNFASVSPGETLLLLILEDLIQHDTPQIYDFGEGDAEYKQRYSSQLTQSCAMLLLPSTIRNKLRLHYLKTSRFIDDLVRKCLKASGVYTALRQIVRYGKLGSR, encoded by the coding sequence ATGAATACGAAATCAACTATCCAACAACACGAAAACCTGGATTCCTGGATCGCCGAATCCCCTGAAACGGCTGCCGGGCAGAATGACTTGCAGATTGTATTCTCTGCATTGCACAGTCTAGCGCTACAGCCTGTTTCAGAAACATATCAAAGTTGGCTAAGACTTTTCGAAGCTGATCCCAACGCAGATTTACATCAACATCCAGACCATGTTTCACGTCTGATTTCGATTTATCACGAAATGTATCCACAGCATCCGGGTTACCTGATGCAATGCCGAAAAGAGGAAGCCCTCGTTGCCATCGGTATCTTATCACCCAAATACATTAATACCAAAACCCTGAAAGGCATTGGCCCCGCCAGAACGCTTCCTGGATATTTTTTATGCGGAAACCGATTCCTGATACAGCAGGAGATCGGACAAGACGAATCAATCCTTTCACACCTGCTGGAATCTGCACTTACCTTTTGTCAGAAAAAAAATGCAGCATTCCTGTTAATTGAAGACTTACTTGTTAATACGCCCCTGAATCATTCCATCCAAGATGCTTCAAACCGCTTCTTGACCTACTCGCACACAGGATTCCAAAGCCGGAGCCTGATTCATTTTCCAGACAACTCTGAAGATTACTGGAATCAGTTTCGATCGAAATCAAGAAGAAAGCACCGGAGACTCTTACGTCAGAATAGTGAGATGCGCATGGTATGCATCACACAACCAGATCAGGTTGTCGGTTTCCTGGAAGCCGCACATCAAATTTCCCTGAATAGCTGGCAAACACAACGGCTGGGACTACGGATTAAAAATGATGAAAAGGAACTGGAAGAGTTAACGTTCCTGGCACTGCAAGGTTGGTTGCGGTCTTATCTATTAATGAAAGACGACCAGCCAATTGCATTCAAAGTGGGCAGTCAACATCGAGGAGTTTATTGCGACCTGGAATTCGGATTCGACCTCAATTTCGCAAGCGTTTCCCCAGGAGAGACACTCTTGCTGCTGATACTGGAAGACCTGATTCAGCACGATACTCCTCAAATATATGATTTTGGTGAAGGTGATGCAGAATACAAACAACGTTACAGTTCTCAACTCACACAGAGCTGTGCCATGCTGCTACTGCCATCCACAATCAGAAACAAACTTCGCTTGCACTATTTAAAAACGTCACGATTCATCGACGATCTTGTTAGAAAATGTCTCAAAGCATCTGGTGTGTATACCGCCCTACGTCAAATCGTACGATATGGAAAATTGGGCAGCAGATAA
- a CDS encoding serine O-acetyltransferase gives MKFWEDLKAKSEWCYGSSSARTLLKTCLTDGTMAMLWYRLMQWASRWKLFPLAMIFNKCNAIFCQCIIGRGADFGRRFVIIHSQGIVINGSVKAGDDIKLEHQVTIGAERNVSPVLESDIFIGAGAKIIGSVQIGSHSKVGANAVVVKNVESHTTVGGIPARVIKVHPEKIPVQQNEINHAELPYKQYQKGPTL, from the coding sequence ATGAAGTTCTGGGAAGACTTGAAAGCAAAATCAGAATGGTGTTACGGGAGTTCTTCTGCCCGCACCTTGCTGAAGACCTGCCTGACCGATGGTACAATGGCCATGCTCTGGTATCGTCTGATGCAATGGGCGAGCCGCTGGAAACTATTTCCCCTGGCGATGATATTCAATAAATGCAATGCTATTTTCTGCCAATGTATCATCGGGCGCGGTGCAGACTTTGGACGTCGATTTGTTATCATTCACAGCCAGGGAATCGTGATTAATGGCTCCGTGAAGGCCGGCGATGATATTAAACTGGAACACCAGGTCACCATCGGTGCAGAACGAAATGTCTCTCCTGTTCTCGAATCAGATATTTTCATTGGTGCAGGCGCAAAAATCATCGGATCGGTTCAGATCGGTTCCCATTCTAAAGTTGGCGCCAATGCCGTAGTCGTTAAAAACGTAGAATCACATACGACAGTCGGCGGCATTCCCGCGCGTGTGATCAAAGTTCATCCAGAGAAGATTCCTGTACAACAGAACGAAATCAATCACGCTGAGCTCCCCTATAAACAGTATCAGAAAGGGCCCACACTATGA